In Burkholderia pseudomultivorans, the DNA window CGAGATCGCCAACGCGTATGTGAAGGAAGCGCAGCGCGCGTTCTACGAGGACGTCGATATCTGGCACAGCAAGACGCGGATCGACAATCCGCTGCTGTGCGAAGGCGACGGGCCGCTGTACCAGATGCGCGACTGGTACGGACAGTTCTATCTGGACGTCGCCGACGTGCGGCCGTCGAGCGTCGCGCGCAAGACCTTCGAGATGCGGATCCGGGACGGCGCGGAAGCGCCGCCGCTGCATCACGTGTTCGAGCGCTAGGGCGGGCCGCCGGTCGCGCGATGGCGCGGCCGGCGCCGCGCCGTGCGCCCGGATCAGATCGCCATGCCGCCCGACACCTCGATGCGCTGCGCATTGACCCAGCGATTGTCGTCCGACAGCAGCGACGCGATCATCGGTCCGATGTCGTCGGGTTCGCCGGCGCGGCCGAGCGCCGTCCATTCCGCGACGCGCCGGTTGAGCTCGGGGTTGTCGCGCACCATGCCGCCGCTGAAGTCGGTCGCGATCGCGCCCGGCGCGACGACGTTCGCCGCGATCCGGCGCGGGCCGAGTTCCTTGGCCAGATAGCGCGTCAGCACCTCGACCGCGCCCTTCATCGACGCGTACGCCGCGCTGCCGGGCATGGCGATGCGCGTGAGCCCGGACGAGACGTTGACGATGCGTCCGCCGTCGCGGATCAGCGGCAGCAGGGTCTGCGTCAGAAAGAACACGCCCTTGAAATGCACGCGATACAGCGCGTCGAAATCGGCTTCGGTCGTTTCCGCGATCGGCACGTGATGCGACGTGCCTGCGTTGTTGACGAGGAAGTCGAACCGGTCGACGCCCCATGCGCCGAGCGCTTCGCGGACCTGTTCCGCGAACGGGCCGAAGGCTTCGATGTCGCCCGTATCGAGCTGCAACGCAATCGCCGGTTGGCCGGCTTCGGCGGTATGCGCGAGCACCTGTTCGGCCTCGGCGCGATTCGCGCGATAGGTGAAGATCGAGCGCACGCCGCGCGCGGCGAGATGAAGGACCGTATTGCGGCCAAGCCCGCGGCTGCCGCCGGTGACGATCGCGATTTTCGGGGTCGAACGGTCGAGTGTTGCTGCTGTCATCAGAGGCTCCTGAACGTAGTCGGTAACGAACAGGCGCAAGCGTACGGCCGGCGCACGGCCGGCTGAATGCCGGAACCGGCCGCATTCTTGCCTGATCCTGCTCGTTGATCGCGAGCCGGCCGTGGTCGCGTGTACCATCCGGGAATCGGGACCAGGAGAGCCGCCAGATGTCGAACGAACTGATCGAGCGTGTCGCCCGCGCAACGGGCGAACAGGGCGGCGACGGGCCGTTCGCGACGCCGATCGACGGCGTGATCCTGCTGCGTTCCAGCCGCGAAAAACTGCCCGCGCCGCTGATCATGAATCCCGCGCTGTGCGTCGTCGCGCAGGGCGCGAAATGGACGACGTTCGGCGGCCGGCGCTACGACTACGGGCCCGGCCGCGCGCTGGTCGTCAGCGTCGAGATGCCGGCGACGAGCCGGGTCGTGAAGGCGAGCGAGACCGAACCGTTTCTCGGCATCGTCATCGAGTTCGACCTCGCCGTGATGCGCGACGTGCTGGAGCGTCTCGACGCGCCGCCGCAGCGCGCGGCCGGGCCGATCGGTCATGGCGTGTGCGTGACCGACTTCGACGGCCCGCTTGCCGACTGCGTGCTGCGCTTGATGCGGCTGCTGGAGACGCCGGCGGCGATTCCGGTCGTCGCGCCGCTCGTGATGCGCGAGATCTGCTACTGGCTGCTTGCGGGCCCGCATGGCGGCGAGGTCTCGCGCGTCGTGCTCGCGAACGGCCACGCGCAGCGGGTCGTCGCGGCGATCCATGCGTTGCGCGACCAGTTCGCCGAAGCCGTGCGAATCGACGAGCTGGCCGCGGTCGCACAGATGAGCCCGTCCGCGTTTCACCGTCAGTTCAAGGCGCTGACGTCGATGACGCCGCTGCAGTACCAGAAGCAGTTGCGGCTGCTCGAAGCGCGGCACCTGATGGTGACGGGCGCGGCGAATGCCGAAACGGCGGCGTACCGTGTCGGTTATGAAAGCCCGTCGCAATTCAGTCGCGAATATGCGCGGATGTTCGGTGCGCCGCCAAGACGCGATGTCGTCACGTTGAAAGGCGTGCCGGCTGAGGGCTGAATGGGCGCGCGGATGCGGGCATCTTGCTGCTTTACGCAGGCCCGCACGCCCCAGTAAACTCGTCGACGATCCGCGGCCTGCGCAGCTTACATCGCATGCAGGTGACCGGGCACGGCGGACGATTCTACGATGCTGCCGTGCGGTAGCGCCGCTCAGTGCGGAGCCGCGAGGCGTTTCTGCTGGCGATCGAGTAGCTTGACCTGCCGCATCAGTTGAAGGAGCCGATCCAGTTGCTTCGCAACGTCCTGGATCTCGACGGCGTTGAGGCGGCATGTCCCCGAATCGAGTACCGCGTTGAAGCAACGGAACAGGCAGTCCATCTTGAAATTATTCGCGCAATAGTCGTTCCAGGTCGCGGCATGTTCGACCACGGCCTGTGTCAGGGACGGCATGTCGTGGACGTCTCTCAGATAACCGAGATTGCCGTGAAGGTAGCCGAAGTCATCACATGACGAATGTTTCATGATGGTTCCGAGTGCCGAAAAGGCAAGCTTGTAGTTTTCTTTGGAAACGTAGACAGTCCTCCTCCTTGAACTGAAGAACGATTGCAGGCGGCGCGCCGCGGCGAGCAGTTTTTCCACGGTGTCGATTTCACCGGTGTTCTCGATCTTTCCGTGTCGACAGGATCGGATGTAGTTGTCGATATCGAAGGTTTCGGGGCGATTCCGTGATTTGGATCGTCTGGGTTTGAAAATTTGCCAGCGTACCGGCTGATGCTGCCTCGATTGATCCCACTTCAACGCGGCCGGGATGAGTTCGTCGACCATCCATTCGTATGTCGTCGCGACGTCCCAGTAATAGCGCGGGCCGACTTTCCCTTCGAATTGATCGAGCCCGAGATCCTGTGGCGGACACCAGGCGAGCAGGACGTCGGTATCCGGATAGTCAAACGATTGGTAAAGAGGGTTGGCTTTCGTGGGGCGAATGAATACGTGAAATCCGGGATCGAACCGTTCGCTTTGTTGCCGGGTCATCACCTTCAGATAAGCGGTGCCGCTGGATTCGAACATGCTCCATTCGGTATCTGTTTCAAATACGTCGTGCGCGTCGGCAAATGCCAGGAGAAGGCGCCACAATCCGCGTTTGACCGTCATCAGCGGGACCGAGTAGCCGATTCCTTCGTATACGGAGAATTCCTCGCTTCGCCAGCTCGCCTCATGAGCCTGGAGG includes these proteins:
- a CDS encoding SDR family NAD(P)-dependent oxidoreductase, producing MTAATLDRSTPKIAIVTGGSRGLGRNTVLHLAARGVRSIFTYRANRAEAEQVLAHTAEAGQPAIALQLDTGDIEAFGPFAEQVREALGAWGVDRFDFLVNNAGTSHHVPIAETTEADFDALYRVHFKGVFFLTQTLLPLIRDGGRIVNVSSGLTRIAMPGSAAYASMKGAVEVLTRYLAKELGPRRIAANVVAPGAIATDFSGGMVRDNPELNRRVAEWTALGRAGEPDDIGPMIASLLSDDNRWVNAQRIEVSGGMAI
- a CDS encoding AraC family transcriptional regulator, with amino-acid sequence MSNELIERVARATGEQGGDGPFATPIDGVILLRSSREKLPAPLIMNPALCVVAQGAKWTTFGGRRYDYGPGRALVVSVEMPATSRVVKASETEPFLGIVIEFDLAVMRDVLERLDAPPQRAAGPIGHGVCVTDFDGPLADCVLRLMRLLETPAAIPVVAPLVMREICYWLLAGPHGGEVSRVVLANGHAQRVVAAIHALRDQFAEAVRIDELAAVAQMSPSAFHRQFKALTSMTPLQYQKQLRLLEARHLMVTGAANAETAAYRVGYESPSQFSREYARMFGAPPRRDVVTLKGVPAEG